A DNA window from Pseudorasbora parva isolate DD20220531a chromosome 5, ASM2467924v1, whole genome shotgun sequence contains the following coding sequences:
- the cdc16 gene encoding cell division cycle protein 16 homolog, giving the protein MNLDRLRKRVRHYIDQQQYQSALFWADKVSSLSHEDPQDIYWLAQCLYLTAQYHRASHALRSRKLDKLYGACQYLAARCHYAAKEYQQALDILDMEEAASKRLLDKNVKEDNGSRETVKEWEMSPASINSSICLLRGKIYDAMDNRPLATSSYKEALKLDVYCFEAFDLLTSHHMLTAQEEKDFLDSLPLSQQCTEEEVELLHFLFENKLKKYNKPSEMVVPDIVNGLQNNLDVVVSLAERHYYNCDFKMCYSLTSMVMVKDPFHANCLPVHIGTLVELSKANELFYLSHKLVDLYPSNPVSWFAVGCYYLMVGHKNEHARRYLSKATTLERTYGPAWIAYGHSFAVESEHDQAMAAYFTAAQLMKGCHLPMLYIGLEYGLTNNPKLAERFFSQALSIAPEDPFVIHEVAVVAFQNGDYKTAEKLFLDAMEKIKAIGNEVTVDKWEPLLNNLGHVCRKLKKYDQALEYHRQALVLIPQNASTYSAIGYVHSLMGDFESAIDYFHTALGLKRDDTFSVTMLGHCIEMYISDSDAYIGTDIKDKVRKTLSTPALMKILNTSTDGNESRAQPVEEVNVCLETPSFNTDKQTDAFQRFLLECDMHESDMMLETSMSDTST; this is encoded by the exons ATGAATCTTGACAGGCTTCGTAAAAGAGTGAGACACTACATTGATCAG CAACAGTATCAAAGTGCTCTATTCTGGGCTGACAAAGTATCATCCTTATCACATG AGGATCCTCAAGATATTTATTGGTTAGCGCAGTGCCTTTATTTGACAGCACAGTATCACAGAGCCTCTCATGCGCTCAGATCTCGGAAACTTGACAAG TTGTATGGAGCCTGTCAGTATCTAGCTGCAAGATGTCAC TATGCTGCCAAAGAATATCAACAAGCTCTGGACATACTGGACATGGAGGAAGCAGCCAGTAAAAGATTATTGGACAAGAATGTAAAGGAGGATAATGGCTCAAGGGAAACCGTAAAGGAATGGGAAATGTCTCCTGCCTCA ATCAATAGTTCCATCTGTCTCCTGCGGGGGAAGATCTATGATGCCATGGACAACAGACCCCTAGCCACGTCTAGCTACAAAGAGGCCTTGAAACTGGATGTCTATTGCTTTGAAGCCTTTGACCTTTTGACGTCCCATCACATGCTAACCGCCCAAGAAG AAAAAGATTTCTTGGATTCTCTGCCCTTAAGTCAACAGTGTACAGAAGAGGAAGTGGAATTGCTGCATTTCCTTTTTGAAAATAAGTTAAAGAAG TATAACAAACCTAGCGAGATGGTCGTCCCAGATATAGTCAACGGTCTCCAGAACAACTTGGATGTTGTTGTGTCCCTTGCGGAGCGACATTATTACAACTGTGACTTTAAAATGTGCTACTCACTTACATCAAT ggttatgGTAAAAGACCCATTTCATGCCAACTGTTTACCGGTGCACATAGGAACCCTCGTTGAGCTGAGCAAAGCAAATG AGTTGTTTTACCTCTCTCATAAACTGGTGGATTTGTATCCCAGCAATCCA GTTTCGTGGTTTGCTGTTGGATGTTACTACCTCATGGTTGGGCATAAAAACGAACATGCAAGGCGGTATCTCAG TAAAGCCACCACACTGGAGCGCACATACGGGCCGGCGTGGATTGCATACGGTCACTCGTTTGCTGTGGAGAGTGAGCACGATCAGGCCATGGCTGCGTACTTCACTGCTGCCCAGCTCATGAAAGG ATGTCACCTGCCCATGCTCTACATTGGTCTGGAGTATGGCCTGACTAACAACCCCAAGCTGGCAGAACGTTTCTTTAGCCAAGCCCTCAGTATCGCACCTGAAGACCCCTTTGTCATACATGAGGTTGCTGTGGTTGCCTTCCAAAATGGAGA ttatAAAACAGCTGAGAAGTTGTTTCTAGATGCTATGGAAAAGATCAAAGCCATTGGAAATGAG GTGACAGTCGACAAATGGGAGCCACTCTTAAACAATTTGGGTCATGTTTGTCGGAAATTGAA GAAATACGATCAGGCTCTCGAATACCACAGACAAGCTTTGGTCCTCATCCCACAGAACGCTTCTACTTACTCGGCCATCGGTTACGTGCACAGCCTCATGGGAGATTTTGAGAGCGCCATTGACTACTTTCACACT GCACTTGGTCTTAAAAGGGATGACACGTTTTCCGTAACCATGCTGGGCCACTGCATTGAGATGTATATCAGCGATTCGGATGCTTACATTG GAACTGACATTAAAGACAAAGTGAGAAAGACCCTCAGCACGCCTGCACTGATGAAGATTCTCAACACATCTACCGACGGCAATGAGAGCCGAGCACAACCCGTAGAAGAGGTGAACGTGTGCCTGGAAACGCCCTCTTTTAACACCGACAAACAAACCGACGCTTTCCAGCGCTTCCTCTTAGAGTGCGACATGCATGAGAGCGACATGATGCTGGAGACGTCCATGTCGGACACCAGCACGTGA